In Anabas testudineus chromosome 12, fAnaTes1.2, whole genome shotgun sequence, one genomic interval encodes:
- the dolpp1 gene encoding dolichyldiphosphatase 1, with the protein MALEEQCSAPPRWRSISLTHVEFPEGDLTGQVLAYISLLPIAILVGFVTLIVFKRELHTISFFGGVILNEGVNWVLKHILREPRPCAGAHTNLPTEYGMPSSHSQLIWFFVVYFFLFLYLRMHQTNNARCVDLLWRHILSILLLGMALSVSYSRVYLLYHTWGQVFYGGLAGSTIGIVWFLFTQEVLTPLFPKIAAWPISEYFLVRDTSLIPNILWFEYTVTRSEARNRQRKLGTKLQ; encoded by the exons ATGGCGTTGGAAGAGCAGTGCTCGGCACCTCCTCGATGGCGGTCCATATCTCTGACACACGTAGAGTTCCCGGAGG GTGATCTGACGGGACAGGTGCTAGCGTACATCAGTCTCCTACCCATAGCCATTCTCGTGGGTTTTGTCACACTCATAGTGTTCAAACGGGAGCTGCACACG ATTTCCTTTTTTGGTGGGGTCATCCTGAATGAAGGGGTGAACTGGGTGCTGAAGCACATTCTCAGAGAGCCACGCCCATGTGCAG GGGCTCACACAAACCTGCCCACGGAGTATGGAATGCCCTCCAGTCATTCCCAGCTTATCTGGTTCTTTGTTGtttacttctttcttttcctttatttaag aatgCATCAAACGAACAATGCTCGATGTGTGGACCTGCTGTGGAGACACATACTGTCCATCCTTTTGTTGGGTATGGCCTTATCAGTCTCATACAGCAG AGTTTACCTGTTGTATCACACCTGGGGCCAGGTTTTCTATGGTGGACTGGCTGGTAGTACAATCGGCATAGTTTGGTTCCTTTTCACACAAGAGGTGCTGACGCCATTATTCCCTAAAATAGCAGCATG GCCAATATCAGAGTACTTCCTGGTACGAGACACAAGTCTGATCCCCAACATCTTATGGTTTGAATATACAGTGACCAGATCAGAGGCAAG
- the st6galnac4 gene encoding alpha-N-acetyl-neuraminyl-2,3-beta-galactosyl-1,3-N-acetyl-galactosaminide alpha-2,6-sialyltransferase isoform X1 produces MTSLVMRWLCLLSLSLPLLVWFGYVITRDGPSTAVQRSELRGYMRITPRMRDKFLDMHCRQCALVSSSGQMLGAGVGQEIDQIGCVIRMNNAPTQGYEKDVGSRTSVRVVSHTSVPLLVKNERYYFQQSANTTYVFWGPERNMRQDGKGRIFNTLLKIAKKYPHVRIYTVTREKIQYCDSMFQNETGKNRMKTGAFLSTGFFTMILAIEMCDNIHVYGMINENYCSIPNHSVVSYHYYEKKRIDECRMYKAHEHMKRGGHRFITEKAIYAKWATRHKIEFKHPSWSL; encoded by the exons ATGACATCTTTG GTGATGCGCTGGCTTTGCCTTCTCAGCCTGAGTCTTCCTCTCCTGGTGTGGTTCGGATATGTGATCACACGGGACGGTCCATCGACTGCTGTGCAACGCAGCGAGCTCAGGGGTTACATGAGGATCACCCCCAGGATGAGGGACAAG TTTCTGGACATGCACTGCCGGCAGTGCGCCTTGGTGTCAAGCTCAGGTCAGATGCTCGGAGCTGGTGTTGGTCAAGAGATTGACCAGATTGGATGTGTGATCCGAATGAACAATGCACCCACACAAGGGTATGAGAAGGACGTAGGGAGCCGCACCAGCGTTCGGGTTGTGTCTCACACCAGTGTTCCCCTGTTGGTAAAAAACGAGCGCTACTATTTCCAGCAATCAGCAAACACCACTTACGTGTTCTGGGGTCCTGAACGGAACATGAGGCAAGATGGGAAAGGACGTATATTTAACACTCTCCTGAAAATAGCAAAGAAATACCCACATGTCAGAATTTACACTGTGACAAGAGAGAAGATCCAGTACTGTGACAGTATGTTTCAGAATGAAACTGGAAAAAACAG AATGAAAACAGGGGCATTTCTAAGCACTGGATTCTTCACCATGATTCTGGCTATTGAAATGTGTGACAACATCCATGTTTATGGGATGATTAATGAAAACTACTGCAG TATACCCAATCACAGTGTGGTTTCGTACCACTACTATGAGAAAAAACGCATCGATGAGTGCAGAATGTACAAAGCCCACGAGCACATGAAACGTGGAGGGCATCGCTTCATCACTGAGAAGGCCATTTATGCCAAATGGGCAACACGTCACAAAATAGAGTTCAAACATCCCAGTTGGAGTCTCTGA
- the miga2 gene encoding mitoguardin 2, with the protein MSVKQAEGMSIAQALAMTVAEIPVFLYSTFGQSIFSQLKLTPSLKKVLFATALGSVALALTAHQLKRRGRKRKQAAQGKEGQKTVGIPEALMKTGRPSSLKRGPFSGRQVMSPSTRSNDTMSGISSLAPSKHSSSSHSLTSMRVPSSPNQSANPSTPWEAEPVVEESGIIEDANAENLYLMGMELFDEALKKWEQALKIRDPTYSTSSNNSLVLQGAMCGDFPMAESRKTVFAEKLETLLHRAYHLQEDFGSSIPTDSVMADFESEGTLILPQVESFHRLQDDDTTTVTSDDSFFSAAELFDAMALEEVYQPLKPAALYEEALFLVREGKVSYRTLRTELLECYGDQDFLAKLHCVRQAFQVLLLDETHRTFFMETGKQMIAGLMVKANKSPKAFLESYEDMLLYTQREETWLTTKMELEGRGVVCMNFFDIVLDFILMDAFEDLESPPSSVVAVLRNRWLSDSFKETALATACWSVLKAKRRLLMVPDGFISHFYAISEHVSPVLAFGFLGPRQHLSEVCTIFKQQIVQYLKDMFDHDKVRFTSAQCLAEDILNLSHRRSEILLKYLGIDSLLELNGAVPKETEASSGPKQDD; encoded by the exons ATGTCAGTCAAACAAGCAGAAGGGATGTCCATCGCCCAGGCTTTGGCCATGACTGTAGCAGAAATACCCGTGTTTCTCTATTCCACATTTGGGCAG TCCATATTTTCTCAGCTAAAGCTCACCCCAAGCTTGAAGAAGGTGTTGTTTGCCACAGCACTGGGCAGTGTTGCTCTGGCTCTCACAGCTCATCAACTAAAAAGGCGGGGTAGAAAACGGAAGCAGGCTGCACAAGGAAAGGAGGGCCAGAAGACGGTGGGAATACCCGAGGCACTGATGAAGACAGGAAGACCATCTTCTTTAAAGAGAG GCCCATTTAGTGGTAGACAGGTGATGAGTCCCAGCACACGGAGCAATGACACAATGAGTGGAATTTCCTCCCTGGCTCCCAGTAAACATTCAAGTTCCTCACACAGCCTGACATCT ATGAGGGTCCCAAGTTCACCAAATCAATCCGCCAATCCCTCCACCCcatgggaggcagagcctgtTGTGGAGGAGTCAGGGATAATAGAAGATGCTAATGCAGAGAATCTATATTTAATGG GAATGGAGCTGTTTGACGAAGCTCTAAAAAAGTGGGAACAGGCTCTGAAGATTCGGGATCCCACCTACTCGACCTCCAGCAACAACAGCCTTGTTCTGCAGGGGGCAATGTGTGGAGACTTTCCCATG GCTGAATCCCGTAAAACAGTGTTTGCTGAGAAGTTAGAGACACTACTGCACAGAGCGTACCACCTACAAGAGGATTTTGGCAGTAGTATCCCAACAGACAGTGTGATGGCAGACTTTG AAAGTGAAGGAACTCTTATCTTGCCACAAGTGGAGAGTTTCCACAGATTGCAAGATGATGATACGACTACTGTTACCTCTGACGACTCCTTCTTCTCAGCTGCAGAG ctgtttgatGCCATGGCTTTAGAGGAAGTCTATCAGCCACTTAAACCAGCAGCTCTGTATGAAGAAGCCTTGTTTCTGGTTCGGGAGGGCAAAGTGTCCTACAGGACCCTCAG GACTGAATTACTTGAATGCTACGGTGATCAAGACTTCCTTGCCAAGCTTCACTGTGTGAGACAAGCATTCCAG gtCCTGTTGTTAGATGAAACTCACCGCACTTTTTTCATGGAGACTGGAAAGCAAATGATTGCAGGGTTGATGGTAAAGGCAAACAAG AGTCCCAAAGCCTTTCTAGAGAGCTATGAGGACATGCTGCTTTACACTCAGAGAGAGGAAACATGGCTCACCACTAAGATGGAACTGGAGGGCAGAGGG GTGGTGTGTATGAACTTTTTTGACATAGTGTTGGACTTCATCCTTATGGATGCATTCGAAGACCTGGAGAGCCCTCCCTCGTCTGTGGTGGCTGTGTTGAGGAACCGCTGGCTCTCTGACAGCTTCAAAGAGACG gcTCTGGCAACAGCCTGCTGGTCTGTCCTAAAAGCCAAAAGGCGTCTTCTAATG GTTCCTGATGGTTTTATCTCCCACTTCTATGCTATATCAGAACATGTGAGCCCTGTTTTAGCTTTTGGATTTTTGGGACCCAGGCAACACTTAAGTGAAGTCTGCACTATCTTCAAG CAACAAATCGTGCAGTACCTTAAGGACATGTTTGACCACGACAAGGTCCGCTTCACCTCTGCTCAGTGCTTGGCTGAGGACATCCTGAATCTTTCCCACCGGCGGAGTGAGATTTTACTGAAGTACCTGGGAATTGATAGCCTTCTGGAGCTCAATGGTGCTGTGCCCAAAGAAACAGAGGCCTCTTCAGGACCCAAACAAGACGACTAG
- the st6galnac6 gene encoding alpha-N-acetylgalactosaminide alpha-2,6-sialyltransferase 6 produces the protein MGLRLRGKGQQSHKMVIFAAIFILTTLLILYGSNNTNDAIYSPFHVDTNHALKNTDLKKWAGKDGYVPVYGNKSMSLRCHHCALVTSSSHVLGSQAGEEIDRTECVIRMNDAPTLGYDTDVGNRTSLRVVAHSSVFRVVRKPNEFLNRSETNPVIIFWGPPNKIGKEAKGTLYRLIQRVSMTYTNLSCFSITPNKMRRFDSLFHRETGQDRQKSHSWLSTGWFTMVIAIEICDNIKVYGMVPPNHCGKKPVSKKMPYHYYKPRGADECVTYLQNESGRRGNHHRFITEKQVFARWAKQYNITFTHPNW, from the exons ATGGGGCTCCGACTCAGAGGCAAG GGACAGCAAAGCCACAAGATGGTGATCTTTGCGGCCATCTTCATCCTGACGACACTCCTCATTCTGTATGGCTCCAACAACACCAATGATGCCATTTACAGTCCTTTCCACGTGGATACAAATCACGCTCTCAAGAACACAGACTTAAAGAAGTGGGCTGGGAAAGATGGTTATGTGCCAGTTTATGGGAACAAG AGTATGTCCCTACGCTGTCATCACTGTGCCCTGGTGACGAGCTCCAGCCATGTCCTGGGGAGTCAAGCAGGAGAAGAGATCGACCGCACAGAGTGTGTGATTCGTATGAACGATGCCCCCACACTGGGGTATGACACTGATGTAGGGAACCGGACGTCTCTAAGGGTGGTAGCCCACTCCAGTGTGTTTAGGGTGGTCCGAAAGCCTAACGAGTTCTTAAATCGCTCAGAGACTAACCCTGTCATTATCTTCTGGGGACCCCCGAACAAGATTGGGAAGGAAGCCAAAGGAACCTTGTACAGATTGATCCAGAGAGTCAGCATGACCTACACTAACTTGTCCTGTTTCAGTATCACACCTAACAAGATGCGCAGATTTGACAGTCTGTTTCATAGAGAGACAGGACAAGATAG aCAAAAATCTCACTCGTGGTTGAGCACAGGCTGGTTCACAATGGTCATAGCCATTGAGATATGTGATAATATCAAAGTATATGGGATGGTTCCCCCCAATCACTGTGG AAAAAAACCTGTCTCCAAGAAGATGCCCTATCACTACTACAAACCCAGGGGAGCTGATGAGTGTGTAACATACCTACAGAACGAGAGCGGAAGAAGAGGGAACCACCATCGCTTTATTACAGAGAAACAGGTGTTTGCACGCTGGGCAAAGCAGTACAACATCACCTTCACTCACCCTAATTGGTGA
- the kyat1 gene encoding kynurenine--oxoglutarate transaminase 1: protein MGIIRNLASHFPAVCKSLIRNHHKIVMSRPVQARRTAGVDKNLWVEFTQLAADYKPVNLGQGFPDFSPPQFVQDAFCKAVCGGPSMHQYTRAFGHPPLVKSLAKFFSRIVGCEIDPLEDVLVTVGAYQALFCAFQALVDEGDEVIIIEPFFDCYQPMVKMTGGKAVYVPLRPKVKGSSIPSSGDWVLSAEELASKITARTKAIVINTPNNPIGKVYKTEELQMIADLCIKHNMLCISDEVYEWLTYDGAKHVKIASLPGMWERTITVGSAGKTFSATGWKVGWAIGSGNIMKHLKTIHQNTVYHCATAAQEAVAQGFEREYELFGTPESYFQQLPAMLHLKRKKLASCLEGVGLQPVMPEGGYFMIADISSVKVDFNDESTKDEPPDFRFVKWLTKEKGLGTIPVSAFYSPEHSKEFDKYIRFCFVKEDSTLDAAEDILRKWSKGE, encoded by the exons ATGGGAATTATCAGGAATCTGGCCTCTCATTTCCCTGCAGTTTGTAAGAGTTTGATAAGAAACCATCATAAG ATCGTCATGTCGAGACCAGTCCAAGCGCGCAGAACCGCCGGTGTGGATAAAAACCTTTG GGTTGAATTCACACAACTGGCAGCAGACTACAAACCAGTGAACCTTGGGCAGGGATTTCCAGACTTCTCCCCTCCTCAGTTTGTTCAGGATGCTTTCTGTAAAGCAGTGTGTGGTGGACCCTCGATGCACCAGTATACCCGAGCATTT GGCCATCCACCTCTTGTGAAGAGTTTGGCTAAATTCTTCAGTAGGATTGTGGGATGTGAAATTGACCCTCTTGAAGACGTCCTGGTCACAGTTGGGGCCTATCAGGCTCTTTTCTGTGCATTTCAGGCACTGGTTGATGAAGGTGATGAG gTCATAATTATAGAGCCATTCTTTGACTGCTACCAGCCAATGGTGAAGATGACTGGAGGAAAGGCAGTATATGTTCCTCTGAGACCG aaagtTAAAGGCAGCTCCATCCCGTCAAGTGGAGACTGGGTTCTTTCTGCTGAGGAGCTGGCCAGTAAAATCACGGCACGCACAAAAGCCATTGTTATTAACACTCCCAATAACCCAATAGGCAAG GTTTACAAGACTGAAGAGCTCCAAATGATTGCCGACCTTTGTATCAAACATAATATGCTGTGCATCAGTGACGAGGTGTACGAGTGGCTGACATATGATGGAGCCAAACATGTGAAGATAG cCAGCCTTCCTGGTATGTGGGAACGAACCATCACTGTTGGCAGTGCTGGAAAGACTTTCAGTGCCACTGGATGGAAG gttggCTGGGCTATCGGCTCAGGGAACATCATGAAACACTTGAAAACCATCCATCAGAACACTGTGTACCACTGTGCAACAGCTGCTCAA GAGGCGGTGGCTCAGGGATTTGAGAGAGAATACGAGTTGTTTGGGACTCCAGAGAGCTACTTCCAGCAGCTTCCCGCGATGCTGCATCTCAAGAGGAAGAAGCTGGCTTCGTGTCTGGAGGGTGTGGGTTTGCAGCCTGTCATGCCAGAGGGAGGCTATTTTATGATTGCAGACATCTCCTCTGTCA aGGTGGACTTCAATGATGAGAGCACTAAGGATGAACCCCCTGATTTTAGATTTGTTAAATGGCTAACTAAAGAGAAG GGTTTAGGAACAATTCCCGTCTCTGCATTCTACAGTCCAGAGCACAGCAAGGAGTTTGACAAGTACATCAGATTCTGCTTTGTCAAG GAGGACTCCACCCTGGATGCTGCAGAGGACATCTTAAGAAAGTGGAGTAAAGGAGAATGA
- the surf6 gene encoding surfeit locus protein 6, which produces MDLAAKDSYIQKLASKVFSQREQEPKKRPFAYFKGKSDIGPPKKKKKCKKKHYKEKVTDGKTPTPKPQSKPLPTPAAQKGPAPAKQKGSTAKSVNAATAQTPKGGNVESNFSTVDVLRKRLHEKIEESRGQGAPKNPSSEAVQAKRAKRKMERERKKRKRKEFLMKKLAEKNGQEQVPEVKQEETPAPAASKRNESAIVFNKVETVEDCYVDKMLKKKNKQQSTKGNITPLTGRNYKQLLSRVEARKAKLEQLREKDEGKAREMEEKIRWTNMLYKAEGIKIKDNEDMLRASLKKKEKRRAQRKKNWEERSGNVIQKMQQRQDKRRKNLQKRKQVKVEKRKDRARKKGRVLPEDLNKAAL; this is translated from the exons ATGGATCTCGCCGCCAAGGACTCGTATATTCAGAAACTAGCAAGTAAAGTCTTTTCTCAACGAGAGCAGGAGCCTAAGAAGAGGCCGTTTG cTTATTTCAAAGGTAAAAGTGACATTGGTCCAcccaagaagaagaaaaagtgcaaaaagAAACATTACAAGGAAAAAGTCACTGATGGAAAGACGCCCACTCCTAAACCCCAATCGAAGCCCCTGCCCACTCCGGCAGCACAGAAAGGTCCAGCACCAGCTAAACAGAAAGGATCCACAGCTAAAAGTGTAAATGCAGCCACAGCTCAGACGCCCAAAG GTGGAAATGTTGAGTCCAACTTCTCCACAGTGGATGTTCTACGCAAGAGGCTACACGAAAAGATCGAAGAGTCTAGAGGGCAG GGAGCACCAAAGAATCCATCATCAGAGGCAGTGCAGGCAAAACGagcaaagagaaagatggagcGGGAACgcaagaaaaggaagaggaaggagtTTCTGATGAAGAAACTAGCAGAGAAAAATGGCCAAGAGCAAGTGCCAGAGGTAAAACAGGAGGAGacacctgctcctgctgcaaGCAAAAGAAATGAGAGTGCTATTGTCTTTAACAAGGTGGAAACGGTGGAAGATTGTTATGTGgacaaaatgctgaaaaagaagaacaagcAGCAGAGCACGAAGGGCAACATTACACCTCTGACAGGGAGGAACTACAAGCAGCTGCTGAGTCGCGTGGAAGCCCGCAAAGCAAAGCTGGAACAGCTGAGGGAAAAGGACGAGGGGAAGGCACGcgagatggaggagaagataAGGTGGACCAACATGCTCTACAAAGCAGAGGGCATCAAAATCAAAGACAATGAGGACATGCTGCGTGCCTCgctgaagaagaaggagaagcgGCGCgctcagaggaagaagaactgGGAGGAGCGCAGCGGGAACGTCATACAGAAGATGCAGCAGCGGCAGGACAAGAGACGGAAGAACTTACAGAAACGCAAGCAAGTGAAAGTGGAGAAGAGAAAGGACAGGGCACGGAAGAAAGGCCGGGTCCTGCCTGAGGACTTGAACAAAGCGGCACTGTAG
- the st6galnac4 gene encoding alpha-N-acetyl-neuraminyl-2,3-beta-galactosyl-1,3-N-acetyl-galactosaminide alpha-2,6-sialyltransferase isoform X2: protein MRITPRMRDKFLDMHCRQCALVSSSGQMLGAGVGQEIDQIGCVIRMNNAPTQGYEKDVGSRTSVRVVSHTSVPLLVKNERYYFQQSANTTYVFWGPERNMRQDGKGRIFNTLLKIAKKYPHVRIYTVTREKIQYCDSMFQNETGKNRMKTGAFLSTGFFTMILAIEMCDNIHVYGMINENYCSIPNHSVVSYHYYEKKRIDECRMYKAHEHMKRGGHRFITEKAIYAKWATRHKIEFKHPSWSL from the exons ATGAGGATCACCCCCAGGATGAGGGACAAG TTTCTGGACATGCACTGCCGGCAGTGCGCCTTGGTGTCAAGCTCAGGTCAGATGCTCGGAGCTGGTGTTGGTCAAGAGATTGACCAGATTGGATGTGTGATCCGAATGAACAATGCACCCACACAAGGGTATGAGAAGGACGTAGGGAGCCGCACCAGCGTTCGGGTTGTGTCTCACACCAGTGTTCCCCTGTTGGTAAAAAACGAGCGCTACTATTTCCAGCAATCAGCAAACACCACTTACGTGTTCTGGGGTCCTGAACGGAACATGAGGCAAGATGGGAAAGGACGTATATTTAACACTCTCCTGAAAATAGCAAAGAAATACCCACATGTCAGAATTTACACTGTGACAAGAGAGAAGATCCAGTACTGTGACAGTATGTTTCAGAATGAAACTGGAAAAAACAG AATGAAAACAGGGGCATTTCTAAGCACTGGATTCTTCACCATGATTCTGGCTATTGAAATGTGTGACAACATCCATGTTTATGGGATGATTAATGAAAACTACTGCAG TATACCCAATCACAGTGTGGTTTCGTACCACTACTATGAGAAAAAACGCATCGATGAGTGCAGAATGTACAAAGCCCACGAGCACATGAAACGTGGAGGGCATCGCTTCATCACTGAGAAGGCCATTTATGCCAAATGGGCAACACGTCACAAAATAGAGTTCAAACATCCCAGTTGGAGTCTCTGA
- the spout1 gene encoding putative methyltransferase C9orf114 homolog, which yields MSAGVAVKRPKMMSSQLEEKIDWKKRKAEIKESKRQSKEAKLIKQLEKQKQQEAAEKAKLEQQQNKTGRAYTVSVALPGSVLDNAQSTELRTYLAGQIARACVVFCVDEIIVFDEQGEDVKSVEGEFKGVGKKGHACIQLARILQYLECPQYLRKCFFPKHQDLQYAGLLNPLDSPHHMRIDEESEYREGIVLDRPTKQGKGSLVNCGMRKDIRIDKQLQSGLRVTVQLNKTQNQDSKVYQGIVVAPHVPRTEGGLYWGYSVRLASCLSAVFTESQYKEGYDLTIGTSERGSNIDQTTLSPFKHLLVVFGGVQGLEASVDADQNLDVTDPSVLFDLYLNTCPDQGSRTIRTEEAILISMAAMRQKIKAAFPDVS from the exons ATGTCTGCCGGCGTTGCTGTGAAAAGACCCAAAATGATGTCCTCTCAG ctggaggagaagatAGATTGGAAGAAAAGGAAAGCAGAAA TAAAAGAGTCTAAAAGGCAAAGCAAAGAGGCCAAACTGATTAAACAGctggaaaagcagaaacagcaaGAGGCTGCAGAGAAAGCTAAACttgaacaacaacagaataaGACAG GTCGGGCTTACACAGTGAGTGTGGCCCTGCCCGGTTCTGTCCTGGACAATGCTCAGTCCACTGAACTCCGGACCTACCTGGCCGGACAGATTGCCCGAGCCTGCGTTGTATTCTGTGTTGATGAGATCATCGTGTTTGATGAACAAGGGGAAGATGTCAA GAGTGTTGAAGGAGAATTTAAAGGTGTTGGAAAGAAAGGACATGCGTGTATTCAGCTTGCCAGGATACTGCAGTACCTGGAGTGTCCACA GTATCTCCGCAAATGTTTTTTCCCAAAACATCAAGATTTACAATATGCAG GTCTGCTAAACCCTCTAGACAGTCCTCACCACATGAGGATAGATGAGGAGTCAGAATACCGGGAAGGAATCGTTCTCGACAGGCCAACCAAACAAGGAAAAGGTTCCTTAGTCAACTGTGGAATGAGAAAG GATATACGGATTGATAAGCAACTGCAATCTGGACTTCGAGTTACAGTGCAACTCAACAAGACACAAAATCAAG ACAGCAAAGTTTATCAAGGTATTGTGGTGGCTCCCCATGTGCCCAGGACTGAAGGAGGTCTCTATTGGGGTTATAGTGTCCGCCTGGCATCTTGTCTCA GTGCAGTTTTCACAGAAAGTCAATATAAAGAAGGATACGACCTGACCATAGGCACGTCAGAGAGAGGCAGCAACATAGACCAAACCACACTGTCACCATTCAA ACATCTTTTGGTAGTTTTTGGAGGCGTTCAGGGATTGGAGGCTAGTGTTGATGCTGACCAAAACCTGGATGTGACTGATcccagtgttttatttgaccTTTACCTCAACACATGCCCCGATCAGGGCAGCAGAACCATTCGCACAGAG GAGGCCATCTTAATTTCCATGGCAGCGATGAGACAGAAAATCAAAGCTGCCTTTCCAGATGTTTCCTAA